The Xanthobacter flavus genome includes a window with the following:
- a CDS encoding transporter substrate-binding domain-containing protein, whose protein sequence is MSSRAFSRLLVRRSGLSAVVLCVALVAAGGATAQQPPAAQGRPAPGSPPPLVERADTIAVTPVVVPNFWNVERRLERPDAAKLPKELRFVTTDDYPPFNFINSTGALSGFNIDLARAICAELSVTCSFQTASFADVADVVDQGRAEAAIAGLVATPAARATLDFSERYLGTPARFVGRRQETLAKATPEEVASKKVAVVSRTAHEAYLRSFFNEAAIRPYPDLKAAQEAVKAGQVDLLFGDGITLALWLNGTDSGNCCRFVGGPFTESRFFGDGFSVAVKEGNDTLRHAMDFALQRIWEKGVYTDLYLRWFPVGFY, encoded by the coding sequence GTGAGCAGCCGTGCTTTCAGCCGCCTCCTTGTCCGGCGGTCGGGCCTCAGCGCTGTCGTGCTATGCGTGGCTCTGGTGGCGGCGGGCGGTGCGACGGCTCAGCAGCCGCCGGCGGCACAGGGGCGGCCTGCACCGGGCTCGCCCCCGCCACTGGTCGAGCGCGCGGACACCATCGCCGTCACGCCGGTGGTGGTACCCAACTTCTGGAACGTGGAGCGGCGGCTGGAGCGCCCCGACGCCGCAAAGCTCCCGAAGGAACTGCGGTTCGTGACCACGGATGATTATCCGCCGTTCAATTTCATCAACTCCACGGGCGCCCTCTCCGGCTTCAACATCGATCTGGCGCGGGCGATCTGCGCCGAGCTCAGCGTGACGTGCAGCTTCCAGACGGCATCTTTCGCCGACGTGGCCGACGTGGTGGACCAGGGCCGCGCAGAGGCCGCCATCGCCGGCCTTGTCGCGACGCCCGCGGCGCGGGCAACGCTGGATTTCTCGGAACGCTACCTCGGCACGCCCGCGCGGTTTGTCGGCCGCCGGCAGGAGACGCTGGCGAAGGCGACGCCCGAGGAGGTGGCCTCCAAGAAGGTGGCCGTGGTCAGCCGCACGGCGCACGAGGCTTATCTGCGCTCCTTCTTCAACGAGGCCGCCATCCGACCTTATCCGGATCTCAAGGCGGCGCAGGAGGCGGTGAAGGCGGGGCAGGTGGACCTTCTGTTCGGTGACGGCATCACCCTCGCGCTCTGGCTGAACGGCACCGACAGCGGGAATTGCTGCCGTTTTGTCGGCGGCCCCTTCACCGAGAGCCGCTTCTTCGGCGACGGCTTCTCAGTCGCCGTGAAGGAGGGCAACGACACCTTGCGCCACGCGATGGACTTCGCCCTCCAGCGTATCTGGGAGAAGGGCGTGTATACCGATCTCTACCTGCGCTGGTTCCCGGTCGGCTTCTACTGA
- a CDS encoding LapA family protein has translation MSRFLSILVGLPLAILAVALAVANRKPVTLSLDPFAPDHPAVSVTLPLFAIIFAAVIVGVIAGGIVTWARQGRYRKEARAARRDQRRAEAARPATSSQLGLPAPRN, from the coding sequence GTGAGCCGCTTCCTCTCCATCCTCGTCGGCCTGCCCCTCGCGATCCTCGCGGTGGCGCTGGCGGTTGCGAACCGCAAGCCGGTCACGCTGTCCCTCGATCCGTTCGCGCCGGACCATCCGGCCGTGTCGGTGACGCTGCCGCTGTTCGCGATCATCTTCGCTGCGGTGATCGTCGGCGTCATCGCGGGCGGGATCGTGACCTGGGCGCGCCAGGGCCGCTACCGCAAGGAAGCACGTGCGGCGCGCCGGGATCAGAGGCGGGCCGAGGCCGCGCGGCCGGCTACGTCCTCCCAGCTGGGTCTGCCGGCTCCCCGGAACTGA